A genomic segment from Thermococcus sp. LS1 encodes:
- a CDS encoding sulfite exporter TauE/SafE family protein — translation MLNYLLDFILGLGIGLIAGLFGVGGGFLIVPALTILGLPIHVAIGTSLTCIVLSSLSAVATHVRRGTVLYRVVLIKEAFSIPAALIGAYISSLLPERTLKFVFALLLVYLSFRMWRGRGTFEFEEKEIETSKISVVGVASGLTSGLLGISGGILNVPLFHAYVGIPMRYAVGTSSLALFFTALAGSLGHYRLGQVDVHTALLLAPGLLVGARIGALLVHRLHPCHLKRAFSALLIIVALKMLL, via the coding sequence ATGCTGAATTACCTCCTAGACTTCATCCTCGGCCTTGGCATTGGCCTCATAGCCGGTCTTTTTGGGGTTGGAGGGGGATTTCTCATAGTTCCCGCCCTCACGATACTCGGCCTCCCGATACACGTGGCCATAGGCACGAGTTTGACGTGCATAGTCCTCAGCTCCCTTTCCGCGGTAGCTACCCACGTAAGAAGAGGGACGGTACTCTACAGGGTTGTCCTGATTAAAGAAGCCTTTTCAATTCCTGCCGCATTAATTGGGGCATATATATCGTCTTTACTTCCCGAAAGAACCCTTAAATTTGTTTTTGCCTTGCTTCTTGTCTATCTGTCATTTAGAATGTGGCGGGGCAGGGGCACCTTCGAGTTTGAAGAGAAAGAGATTGAAACATCAAAGATCTCCGTCGTGGGGGTTGCCTCGGGACTAACGTCCGGTCTCCTGGGCATCAGCGGGGGAATTCTGAACGTCCCTCTGTTCCATGCCTACGTCGGAATCCCCATGAGATATGCCGTTGGAACTTCGAGTCTGGCGCTCTTCTTTACCGCCCTTGCCGGTTCTCTCGGTCACTACCGCCTCGGTCAGGTTGACGTTCATACCGCACTCCTACTTGCCCCAGGTCTGCTTGTGGGGGCCAGAATCGGTGCCCTTTTGGTTCACAGACTTCACCCCTGCCACCTCAAGAGGGCCTTTTCCGCCCTTCTCATTATCGTGGCACTGAAGATGCTCCTCTAA
- a CDS encoding helix-turn-helix domain-containing protein, whose translation MERKSLVIFMITALILVPVVSGEYTVSSLVLTVYEDGYVKVEYELLPADYASQIEVSLLGEHYENLFVEDENGNPLNFRLDNGSLLIYSEDAQVVRVSYYTPDLTSKEGIVWTLKVSSESPFTVVLPENSIVVDLSDIPLEIAGDSITMPSGNQSVSYTIQYTGTSERNSSNYLLIALLVGAATVGSIVAYLIKGRGSGRVERPKLTREEFERRLEGLELNDEEKRALLYIFDKGGRASQAEVREAIGLPKTTAWRMFKRLERKGLVKVIKGRKENWVELRF comes from the coding sequence ATGGAGAGGAAGTCGCTCGTGATATTCATGATAACGGCTCTCATTCTCGTTCCGGTGGTTAGTGGAGAGTATACCGTCTCGTCTCTGGTTCTGACCGTCTACGAGGACGGCTACGTTAAGGTTGAATACGAGCTCCTCCCCGCTGATTACGCCTCTCAAATTGAGGTTTCCCTCCTCGGAGAGCATTATGAGAACCTCTTTGTAGAGGATGAGAACGGGAACCCCCTGAACTTCCGGCTAGATAACGGTAGCCTTTTGATTTACTCAGAGGATGCCCAGGTCGTCAGGGTCTCCTATTATACCCCCGACTTAACATCCAAGGAGGGCATTGTCTGGACACTCAAGGTTTCGTCTGAGAGTCCTTTCACCGTGGTTCTCCCAGAGAACTCCATAGTGGTTGACCTGAGTGACATTCCTCTTGAAATAGCAGGCGACTCCATAACTATGCCTTCCGGAAATCAGAGCGTCTCCTACACAATCCAGTATACGGGAACTTCTGAGAGGAACTCGTCGAACTACCTCCTCATTGCTCTCCTCGTTGGTGCTGCCACGGTTGGGAGTATAGTCGCATATCTCATCAAAGGGAGAGGCAGCGGGAGGGTGGAAAGACCCAAGCTCACGCGCGAGGAGTTTGAGAGGAGGCTTGAGGGACTCGAGCTAAACGATGAGGAAAAGAGGGCCCTGCTCTATATCTTTGACAAAGGCGGCAGAGCGAGTCAGGCGGAGGTACGGGAGGCCATTGGACTTCCCAAAACTACTGCCTGGAGGATGTTCAAGCGCCTGGAGCGGAAAGGGCTGGTGAAGGTTATAAAGGGCAGAAAGGAAAACTGGGTGGAGCTGAGGTTTTAA